The proteins below come from a single Chrysoperla carnea chromosome 1, inChrCarn1.1, whole genome shotgun sequence genomic window:
- the LOC123298571 gene encoding peroxisomal membrane protein 11C-like: MDLDEICEILETYNGRDKIIRTLCYSTKMFSGLSKDPLTSKRFSTFSKQMSATRAVLRMLDDLPMLQTLLAYGLGKKEPDSYMSCMGVLRNVIDQLYYPIEKVAWLAEHDLINIQNPSAWDTASSVCWVASIYLGLMKSIRYINVLQKHKLCLKSNPNASAELLKLNMLQQLEILSAVRSCFDFVHAVNTLPAGYLWSSRLNSWQVGLIGTISSIMGIWQLLWKRSIAKNRKL; this comes from the exons atggatttagACGAAATATGTGAAATCCTCGAAACGTACAACGGTCGTgataag ATAATTCGAACATTATGTTATTCAACGAAAATGTTTTCGGGGCTATCGAAAGATCCCTTAACATCGAAACGATTCAGTACTTTTAGTAAACAAATGTCAGCCACACGTGCTGTTTTGAGAATGTTAGATGACTTACCCATGTTACAAACTTTATTAGCATATGGATTAGGCAAAAAA GAGCCTGATTCATATATGTCTTGTATGGGTGTACTTCGGAACGTTATTGATCAATTATACtatccaattgaaaaagttGCATGGCTTGCGGAgcatgatttaataaatatacaaaatcctAGTGCTTGGGATACAGCTAGCTCTGTTTGTTGGGTGGCCTCTATTTACCTTGGACTTATGAA gTCAATTCGTTACATAAATGTTTTACAGAAACATAAACTTTGCCTGAAAAGTAATCCTAATGCAAG tGCCGAATTATTAAAACTGAATATGTTACAACAATTAGAAATTCTTAGTGCTGTTCGAAGTTGTTTTGATTTTGTACACGCTGTAAATACATTACCTGCTGGATATTTGTGGTCAAGTCGTTTAAATTCATGGCAAGTCGGTCTTATTGGAACAATATCATCTATTATGGGTATATGGCAATTATTGTGGAAACGATCTATagcaaaaaatcgtaaattgtAA